AGCACGTGCGCGGCATGGTGAAGGTCGTCGTTCCATTGCGCGGTGCCGGCCACAGGCAAGCCGTTGCCGTCGCGCGCCAGCAAGGAAGCCTGGTTGGCATCGTTCTCCAGCACCAGGTGCACATGCCGCTCGCGCGCCGGCCCCGCGTTCAGCGCCTCGCGAATTTCCTGCACGATGTGCTTCGGAGATGAATCCCGAATGGCATGGATCGCATCCATGCGCAGGCCGTCGAGGTGAAACTCTTCGACCCAGTAGAGCGCGTTGTGAATGAAGAAGTCGCGCACGGTGCGCGACTGGTCGCCGTCGAAGTTGATCGCGGCGCCCCAGGGCGTGCGCTCTGCCGCGTTGAAGAACTCGGGGCAGCACGCGTGTAGGTAGTTGCCTTCCGGGCCGAAGTGGTTGTAGACCACGTCGACCAGCACCATGAGTCCGAGCGCGTGCGCGTCGCTGACCAGCGCCTTCAGGTCGTCGGGCGTTCCATAGCTGGCGTCGGGCGCGAACTGCAGCACGCCGTCGTAGCCCCAGTTGCGCGCGCCCGGAAAATCCGCCAGCGGCATGAGCTCGATGGCGGTGATGCCCAGCTCCGCCAGTTCGCCGATTCGTTCGCGCGCGGCCTGAAAGGTGCCCTCTTCGGTGAAGGTGCCCACATGCAGTTCGTAGACCACGGCCTCGTGCCAGGGGCGTCCGCGCCAGGCCGTGTCGGTCCATTCGAAGCGGGCCGGGTCGACGACCTGGCTCGGGCCATGCACATCCTGCGGATTGAAGCGCGAGGCCGGGTCCGGAATGGTGAGGCCGTCCGCCAGCCGGTAGGCGTAGCTGTCGCCGTGGCGCGCATCGGCCAACGTGAGGCGGTGCCAGCCGTCCGCGCCGCGCTGCATCGCGTGCGACGAAGCCACCCCTTGCGCGGGCGTGTGCACCAGCGTGATGCCGTCCGCCGAGGGCGCCCAAAGTGC
The Variovorax paradoxus genome window above contains:
- the treZ gene encoding malto-oligosyltrehalose trehalohydrolase; this encodes MKSIHHMPFGAAAHGNGVDFALWAPSADGITLVHTPAQGVASSHAMQRGADGWHRLTLADARHGDSYAYRLADGLTIPDPASRFNPQDVHGPSQVVDPARFEWTDTAWRGRPWHEAVVYELHVGTFTEEGTFQAARERIGELAELGITAIELMPLADFPGARNWGYDGVLQFAPDASYGTPDDLKALVSDAHALGLMVLVDVVYNHFGPEGNYLHACCPEFFNAAERTPWGAAINFDGDQSRTVRDFFIHNALYWVEEFHLDGLRMDAIHAIRDSSPKHIVQEIREALNAGPARERHVHLVLENDANQASLLARDGNGLPVAGTAQWNDDLHHAAHVLATGERDGYYADYADDAAGRFARALAEGFIYQGQPSAFRGGEPRGEPSTQLPSTAFVSYLQTHDQVGNRAFGERIHALGDPALVRAGLACVLLSPHVPMLFMGDEFAASSPFLYFCDFGPELATAVAEGRRAEFGGFAAFADDAARARIPDPNAEETFTNSKLRWRERGTQPHFARLCEVQQLLDARHRLLVPHLAGARRAGSHRCEDGVVHVQWELAGATADAPAKRLHLLANFGAQPATQAAVLPGELIYSSGAAADAAGLRLERGAVHATLEDMAGG